A genomic stretch from Falco naumanni isolate bFalNau1 chromosome 4, bFalNau1.pat, whole genome shotgun sequence includes:
- the COMMD3 gene encoding COMM domain-containing protein 3 isoform X1 codes for MELSAYAQGGWRLLGDPRLFPRRPYAALLRAAFRSLLDHPQAGLDDPDLKDIDPTVLKHCHAAAATCILEAGKQKADISAISTCLEECKLDKERIEQFCTEYQKNKDALEILLGSIGRSPLHITDVSWRLEYQIKSNQLHKTYQPSYLVTLNVENNDSGSHPDVSFSCTMEQLQDLVGKLKDAAKSLERATQM; via the exons ATGGAGCTGTCGGCGTACGCGCAGGGCGGGTGGCGGCTGCTGGGCGACCCCCGCCTCTTCCCCCGCCGCCCTTACGCCGCTCTCCTCCGCGCCGCGTTCCGCAGCCTCCTCGATCACCCGCAGGCCGGGCTGG ACGATCCAGACCTGAAAGATATTGACCCTACGGTATTAAAACATTGCCATGCTGCGGCCGCAACGTGTATTCTggaggcaggaaagcagaaagccGACATATCTGCTATAAG CACGTGTCTAGAAGAATGTAAGCTGGATAAAGAGAGAATAGAACAATTTTGCACCGAATATCAG aaaaacaaGGATGCATTGGAAATCCTATTGGGAAG CATAGGCAGATCTCCTCTCCATATAACTGATGTCTCTTGGCGCTTGGAATATCAGATCAAG agCAATCAACTTCATAAAACTTACCAGCCTTCCTACTTGGTGACCTTAAACGTAGAG aataatGATTCAGGATCACACCCAGATGTTAGTTTTAGTTGCACGATGGAGCAATTACAG GATTTAGTTGGAAAACTAAAAGATGCTGCAAAAAGTCTAGAAAGAGCGACTCAGATGTGA
- the COMMD3 gene encoding COMM domain-containing protein 3 isoform X2, whose product MELSAYAQGGWRLLGDPRLFPRRPYAALLRAAFRSLLDHPQAGLDDPDLKDIDPTVLKHCHAAAATCILEAGKQKADISAISTCLEECKLDKERIEQFCTEYQKNKDALEILLGSIGRSPLHITDVSWRLEYQIKNNDSGSHPDVSFSCTMEQLQDLVGKLKDAAKSLERATQM is encoded by the exons ATGGAGCTGTCGGCGTACGCGCAGGGCGGGTGGCGGCTGCTGGGCGACCCCCGCCTCTTCCCCCGCCGCCCTTACGCCGCTCTCCTCCGCGCCGCGTTCCGCAGCCTCCTCGATCACCCGCAGGCCGGGCTGG ACGATCCAGACCTGAAAGATATTGACCCTACGGTATTAAAACATTGCCATGCTGCGGCCGCAACGTGTATTCTggaggcaggaaagcagaaagccGACATATCTGCTATAAG CACGTGTCTAGAAGAATGTAAGCTGGATAAAGAGAGAATAGAACAATTTTGCACCGAATATCAG aaaaacaaGGATGCATTGGAAATCCTATTGGGAAG CATAGGCAGATCTCCTCTCCATATAACTGATGTCTCTTGGCGCTTGGAATATCAGATCAAG aataatGATTCAGGATCACACCCAGATGTTAGTTTTAGTTGCACGATGGAGCAATTACAG GATTTAGTTGGAAAACTAAAAGATGCTGCAAAAAGTCTAGAAAGAGCGACTCAGATGTGA
- the COMMD3 gene encoding COMM domain-containing protein 3 isoform X3, producing the protein MELSAYAQGGWRLLGDPRLFPRRPYAALLRAAFRSLLDHPQAGLDDPDLKDIDPTVLKHCHAAAATCILEAGKQKADISAISIGRSPLHITDVSWRLEYQIKSNQLHKTYQPSYLVTLNVENNDSGSHPDVSFSCTMEQLQDLVGKLKDAAKSLERATQM; encoded by the exons ATGGAGCTGTCGGCGTACGCGCAGGGCGGGTGGCGGCTGCTGGGCGACCCCCGCCTCTTCCCCCGCCGCCCTTACGCCGCTCTCCTCCGCGCCGCGTTCCGCAGCCTCCTCGATCACCCGCAGGCCGGGCTGG ACGATCCAGACCTGAAAGATATTGACCCTACGGTATTAAAACATTGCCATGCTGCGGCCGCAACGTGTATTCTggaggcaggaaagcagaaagccGACATATCTGCTATAAG CATAGGCAGATCTCCTCTCCATATAACTGATGTCTCTTGGCGCTTGGAATATCAGATCAAG agCAATCAACTTCATAAAACTTACCAGCCTTCCTACTTGGTGACCTTAAACGTAGAG aataatGATTCAGGATCACACCCAGATGTTAGTTTTAGTTGCACGATGGAGCAATTACAG GATTTAGTTGGAAAACTAAAAGATGCTGCAAAAAGTCTAGAAAGAGCGACTCAGATGTGA
- the BMI1 gene encoding polycomb complex protein BMI-1 → MHRTTRIKITELNPHLMCVLCGGYFIDATTIIECLHSFCKTCIVRYLETSKYCPICDVQVHKTRPLLNIRSDKTLQDIVYKLVPGLFKNEMKRRRDFYAAHPSADAANGSNEDRGEVADEDKRIITDDEIISLSIEFFDQNRLERKGSKEKEKSKEEVNDKRYLRCPAAMTVMHLRKFLRSKMDIPNTFQIDVMYEEEPLKDYYTLMDIAYIYTWRRNGPLPLKYRVRPTCKRMKISHQREGLNNSGELESDSGSDKASSPAGGIPSTSSCLPSPSTPVQSPHPQFPHISSTMNGTSSSPSSNHQSSFTNRARKTSINGSSATSSG, encoded by the exons ATGCACCGAACGACCAGAATCAAAATCACCGAGCTAAACCCCCATCTCATGTGCGTGCTCTGCGGCGGGTACTTCATCGATGCAACAACCATCATAGAATGCCTCCACTCCT TCTGTAAGACCTGTATCGTGCGTTACTTGGAGACCAGCAAGTATTGTCCTATCTGTGATGTCCAAGTTCACAAAACTCGACCGCTTTTGAATATAAG gtcagATAAAACTCTCCAAGATATTGTATACAAGCTAGTACCAGGCCTTTTCAAAA atgaaatgaaaagaagaagGGATTTTTATGCTGCTCATCCATCAGCTGATG CTGCCAATGGCTCTAATGAAGACAGGGGAGAAGTGGCTGACGAAGACAAAAGAATTATAACAGACGACGAGATAATAAGCTTATCCATTGAATTCTTTGACCAGAATAG ACTGGAACGAAAAGGAagtaaggagaaagaaaaatcaaaggaagaG GTGAATGACAAAAGATACTTACGCTGCCCAGCAGCAATGACAGTGATGCACCTAAGAAAGTTCCTGCGGAGTAAAATGGATATACCCAACACTTTCCAG ATCGATGTGATGTACGAAGAGGAGCCTCTGAAGGACTACTACACCCTAATGGATATTGCCTACATCTATACCTGGAGGCGG AACGGGCCTCTCCCCTTGAAATACCGGGTCCGACCTACATGCAAGAGAATGAAGATCAGTCACCAGAGGGAAGGCTTGAATAATAGCGGGGAGCTGGAAAGTGACTCTGGGAGCGACAAGGCGAGCAGCCCAGCAGGAGGCAtcccctccacctcctcctgtttgcccagccccagcacgcCGGTCCAGTCTCcacacccccagttcccccacATCTCCAGCACCATGAAcggcaccagcagcagccccagcagtaACCACCAGTCCTCCTTTACCAACAGAGCACGGAAAACGTCGATAAATGGCTCTTCGGCCACTTCATCTGGTTGA